ACTTCTTGATCTGGGTCTGCGAGATAGTAGAAGTTTGAGGTACCTAGATTGTTTTCTTTGATGAACTCTGACATTTTTTCAACCGAGTCCTGTGGATGTGTCTCTGTATTAGGGTTGATACCTACGAATGCTATGCTTGAGAATTCTTCTGCCAGTTTTCTGAGTTCAGTTGTCTGGGTTTTTACATACGGACAGTGGTTGCACATGAATACTACCAAAACTCCGTCATAGTTGTCAAGATCGGAGAGAGCAACTTTTTCTCCTTCATAGTTTTCCAGTCCGAATTCCGGGACGGGTTTTCCTTGTTGTGGTCCGGAATCTGATTCCTCTAGAGACATAATCTTTTCTTGAGTACGCAGATTCTTATTTCGGTCCCCTTATTAAATATTAAATATCGTGCGAGATCATGATTAATCATGAAACATGAAAACATCTGGAAGGCAGCTAAAATGTCTTCTTTAATCACCTGGACTTTCATCTTATCTTTTGCTCTTGCAATTTTTCTTGATACTTCGGGTATTCTCGATCTCGGAATAAATATTCGCCCTAACTTAATAATATACTTTTTCGCTATCCTGTATTCATCTTTATTCACGGTTTCTTATGTGAAATTTCGACAGCATTCATCTCAAAAGGATTCGGTTAGAGAGGCTTTAATCGGCTTTAGAAAATAATTTCGAAGCTATACTCTGGAGAAAGCTGTATTAATTTTGAGAATTTTCTCTGGCAGCAACCTGTAAATAAGAAGCTGAGAGCTTATATCTTTGAAAACGCCGGCGGAACAGCTACATCAATGAACATTTTTCTTTGTTAGGAACTAAGAATCGGTTGATAGAGTTGAAGAAAGGTTCTGAGCTAAGAGTTTTAAACTGATTTCTTCAATTTAAGTTGGTGGGAATACCGAATACAGATGGTATCGATAAGGAATATGCCGAAAGCTCTGAAATAGAAATAGATGGATTTAGAGGTCTTGAAACCGGTTCTTATGATATTTTAGATTATTTTGAAGTTGTTGAAGATGATTCAGATCATGAAAACTGCGATATACTGGCTGTTTTAGATTCATGGCAAAACTTAGGAGACGGGGATTTATCTCAGGGTTTGGAGGAAGGTGTTGATGTAGTTCTGGATTCCCGGGATTATTATGACAGTGAGGTTTTGGATATGCTTCCTAATGATTACGATGTTAATGAGGATCTAGAATCTTACTGGGGTACTATCGATGGTCAAGGCTCCAAATATTTTGTGATATCTCTGGACTAGTCAAAAATAATCTGTAATGTTTTCTCTGTCGAAAATATTTTCCTGACCGACTTGTTTTTTCAGTTTTCTTGCAGTTGCACTGCCGATCAGTTTTTTCAACTTCTCAAACTTTGCTTCTCTAATCGCT
This portion of the Nanohaloarchaea archaeon SW_7_43_1 genome encodes:
- a CDS encoding thioredoxin family protein produces the protein MSLEESDSGPQQGKPVPEFGLENYEGEKVALSDLDNYDGVLVVFMCNHCPYVKTQTTELRKLAEEFSSIAFVGINPNTETHPQDSVEKMSEFIKENNLGTSNFYYLADPDQEVTEEYGAKCTPDPFLLDWRHRLHYHGRLNDKKSPDQEVEEREMKSVIEDMLKRKEPPEEQKPSQGCSIKWK